The following are from one region of the Streptomyces sp. L2 genome:
- a CDS encoding ParA family protein, with product MSSPATSNDREKVVSKLPGWLRQDLKIRAAQRGVEIQTAVEQGIKAWCGLASAPTTVETSGADSFATFLPPGQWDQFREVATDRRVSLTQGLAQSVQLWLDSNPAPDVARPEITRRIIVCNQKGGVGKTAITAGLGEALAEDTNSLYAVRVARALTEAVRASDVHSDVEPAQDNPLDIENLPGLGLRVLLVDFDPQCHLTNQLGAAPLPMNGDSLTNHMAGDPKGDLRDLIVSIDEEPFDGRLHLLPACNDAFLLDVRLSAVRAREAALERALAPLEPDYDVIVVDCPPSLGLSMDAAAYYGRRRESEQPGQSGALIVVQAEDSSADAYELLTTQIDDLRSDLGVDIEYLGIVVNLYDSRRGFIATSSLQGWVDIKDPRVVGLIGDLKEQKEAVRMKRPLLSYAPKSQQAIGMRAMAREIA from the coding sequence ATGAGTTCGCCAGCCACCTCCAACGACCGCGAAAAGGTCGTCTCCAAGCTGCCGGGATGGCTCCGGCAAGACCTCAAGATCAGAGCCGCACAGCGCGGCGTCGAGATCCAGACCGCCGTCGAGCAGGGCATCAAGGCCTGGTGCGGCCTCGCCTCAGCCCCCACGACGGTGGAAACCTCAGGGGCCGATTCCTTCGCGACCTTCCTGCCGCCCGGTCAGTGGGACCAGTTCCGCGAAGTCGCCACCGACCGCCGGGTCTCGCTGACGCAGGGCCTGGCCCAATCTGTCCAACTGTGGCTCGACTCGAACCCTGCTCCGGACGTCGCACGGCCAGAGATCACCCGCCGCATCATCGTCTGCAATCAGAAGGGCGGTGTGGGCAAGACCGCGATCACAGCAGGACTGGGTGAAGCACTCGCTGAGGACACCAACTCCCTATACGCGGTTCGGGTAGCCAGAGCACTCACCGAGGCCGTCCGCGCAAGCGACGTCCACTCAGATGTCGAACCCGCCCAGGACAACCCGCTCGACATCGAGAACCTGCCTGGTCTGGGGCTCCGAGTTCTGCTCGTCGACTTCGACCCTCAGTGCCACCTCACCAACCAGCTCGGCGCCGCGCCGTTGCCGATGAACGGTGACAGTCTCACCAACCACATGGCTGGTGATCCCAAGGGGGATCTTCGCGACCTCATCGTGTCCATCGACGAGGAGCCCTTCGACGGCCGCCTGCATCTCCTGCCCGCCTGCAACGACGCCTTTCTCCTCGACGTCCGACTGTCCGCCGTGCGAGCCAGGGAAGCGGCACTGGAGCGTGCGCTCGCTCCACTCGAGCCCGACTATGACGTCATCGTGGTCGACTGCCCCCCCAGTCTCGGCCTCAGCATGGATGCCGCCGCGTACTACGGTCGGCGCCGGGAAAGTGAACAGCCCGGCCAATCCGGTGCTCTGATCGTGGTGCAGGCCGAGGACAGCTCCGCCGACGCGTACGAGCTGCTCACCACGCAGATCGATGACCTGCGCAGCGACCTCGGGGTGGACATCGAGTACCTCGGCATTGTCGTCAACCTCTACGACTCCCGCCGCGGCTTCATCGCTACCTCCTCACTTCAGGGATGGGTCGATATAAAGGATCCTCGGGTCGTCGGGCTCATCGGTGACCTCAAAGAACAGAAGGAAGCCGTCCGCATGAAGCGGCCGCTGCTGTCCTACGCACCCAAATCGCAGCAGGCGATCGGTATGCGCGCAATGGCCAGGGAGATCGCATGA
- a CDS encoding ParB/RepB/Spo0J family partition protein, which yields MSKADQLGAGRFGGGVRPVSARRQAVAAATGVPTDGVSPPTELPAHRISLNPDNPRSTLGDLTDLAGSLKTHGQKQAITVMNRDAYAKANPDREADLEPDTTHVVIDGSSRLAAAREAHIDTVKVMVSDDQGANSEELLESALVANIHRQDLPELDEARALQRLVAIHGSQSALAKRLHRSQGWVSQRLALLNLTPQLQALIGEEPIDLLRAVANKPAAEQEAALDQLKGERARKEEEKRSRKAAPQSEVPAQAQSEEPTGYYGVIGDRESSVEPTSRQAGEATTAGGRGQTPGPDGYYGVMETGKADVAPKRDQSARAAGPSTQQPVPEPRTEPPTPHEDEDEAAGLRVRKVPYEEPGTLAMLLDVKIESDDIFFDLLRFLAAKAMDRDPARLGQLARAVVEQASARSV from the coding sequence ATGAGCAAGGCCGACCAGCTGGGAGCCGGCCGCTTCGGCGGGGGAGTGCGTCCGGTCAGCGCGCGTCGCCAGGCCGTGGCCGCCGCCACCGGAGTACCCACCGATGGCGTGTCTCCGCCAACCGAACTGCCCGCCCACCGCATCAGCCTGAACCCGGACAACCCTCGCTCCACGCTCGGCGACCTCACCGACCTCGCGGGCAGCCTGAAGACTCACGGGCAGAAGCAAGCGATCACGGTGATGAATCGCGACGCCTACGCCAAGGCCAACCCTGACCGCGAAGCAGATCTCGAACCCGACACCACCCACGTCGTGATCGACGGCAGCAGCCGTCTCGCCGCTGCCCGGGAAGCGCACATCGACACGGTCAAGGTCATGGTGAGTGACGATCAGGGCGCCAACTCCGAGGAACTCCTGGAGTCCGCCCTCGTCGCCAACATCCATCGCCAGGACCTTCCGGAACTCGACGAAGCCAGGGCCCTGCAGCGTCTCGTTGCCATCCATGGCAGTCAGAGCGCGCTGGCCAAGCGACTTCACCGATCACAGGGTTGGGTATCACAGCGCCTCGCCCTGCTGAATCTCACGCCCCAACTGCAAGCCCTGATCGGTGAAGAGCCCATCGATCTGTTGCGTGCTGTCGCCAACAAGCCCGCCGCAGAGCAAGAGGCGGCCCTCGATCAGTTGAAGGGGGAGCGGGCCAGGAAGGAAGAAGAGAAGCGCAGTCGGAAGGCGGCGCCTCAAAGCGAGGTCCCGGCCCAGGCGCAGTCGGAGGAGCCCACGGGCTATTACGGCGTAATAGGAGACCGCGAGTCGAGCGTCGAGCCGACGAGCAGGCAAGCAGGTGAGGCCACCACCGCGGGAGGACGCGGACAGACGCCAGGGCCAGACGGCTATTACGGCGTAATGGAGACTGGCAAAGCAGATGTAGCCCCCAAGCGCGATCAATCGGCGCGAGCTGCGGGTCCCTCGACGCAGCAGCCGGTACCTGAGCCTCGGACGGAGCCACCCACACCTCACGAAGACGAGGATGAAGCAGCCGGCCTCCGCGTCCGCAAGGTGCCCTATGAGGAGCCCGGCACTCTGGCGATGCTCCTCGACGTCAAGATCGAATCCGATGACATCTTCTTCGATCTCCTCAGGTTCCTGGCTGCGAAGGCCATGGACCGGGACCCTGCTCGGCTCGGGCAACTCGCTCGCGCGGTAGTGGAGCAGGCTTCGGCTCGCAGTGTCTGA